Part of the Flavobacterium sp. MDT1-60 genome, AAACAGATGAGACTTATTTATTTGTAGATGTGGGCGGTGGAAGTACCGAATTTACCTTATTCTCTGATGGAAAAATGATTAATTCAAGATCGTTTAAAGCAGGAACAGTTCGTTTGCTAAATGATATGGTTTGTGATGTTGTTTGGGATGAAATCGAAAAATGGATTAAAACCAATACAGCAGATTATGAAGAGGTAACATTGATTGGTTCTGGTGGAAACATCAATAAATTGTTTAAAATGTCTGGAAAACAACAAGAAAAACCACTTTCATACATTTATATCAATTCACAATATGCTTTCTTAAATTCATTGACATACGAACAAAGAATCGCCGAATTAGGATTAAACTCTGACCGTGCCGACGTAATTATCCACGCAACCCGTATTTACCTAAATGCGATGAAATGGAGTGGAGCGCGCCAAATTTACGTTCCAAAAATTGGACTTTCTGACGGAATCGTAAAAGCAATGTATTACGGTAAAATTTAAAAATATTGGCCACAGATTGCCCAGATTCAAAAGATTAAAGAATCTGTGAAATCTTTTAATCTGTGGCAAAAAAAATATTCGCGACTAATTTCAATAATTTACACGAATTAATATATTCACTACGAATAAAAAAATTAGTGAAATTCGTGGCAAACCTTTTTTTTATATTTAACTAATTAGCAATGAACAAAACCAGACTTGAAGCTTTTAGTGATGGTGTTTTAGCAATCATTATAACGATAATGATCTTAGAAATCAAAGTGCCTCATGGACATGAATTTGCCGATTTAAAACCACTTGTTCCAAAGTTTTTAAGCTATGTTTTAAGTTTTATTTATGTTGGAATTTATTGGAACAATCATCATTATTTACTTCATGGTTTATCAAAAGTAAACGGAAAAATACTTTGGGCTAATTTGCATTTGTTGTTCTGGTTGTCATTAATACCCGTTGCTACGGGCTGGATGGGCGAGCATAATTTTGCAAAAGAAGCAATGGCATTTTATGGAGGTATCTTACTGCTTTGTGCTATTGCTTACGTAATCCTTCAAAAAACTGTTTTAGATGTAGAAGGAAAAGATTCTGTATTGGCAAAAGCTTTAGCAAAAGATTTGAAAGGAAAAGCTTCTGCAGTTTTATATATTATTGGAATTGCAGCATCGTTCTACAACGAATGGGTGTCCGGTGCAGCCTATTTTATCGTTGCAATGTCCTGGCTTATTCCTGATAAAAGAATTGAAAGAGTTTTTGCTAAGTAATTTTTTTTTGATTTAGCTTACGAATAAAAAAGTTGTCACAACCCGAGCGATAGCGAACTGGCGAAGTAATTACACTAATTTTCACGAATTGTTTCAAGATATTATCATACATAAATTAGTGGCAAACCTATTTTTCCCATTTGTAATAAATATTTTTTAAATGAAATCTATTTTTCAATCTATTCATGTTTTACCTCAAAATGAATTAGATCAGTTAGATGATCTGATTACTTTTAGAAAACTAAAAAAAGGGGAAGTTCTATTGAAGGAAAATCAGGTTTGTAATGAAATTTATTTTATCAAAAAAGGAATTTTACGATCGTATTTTTTCAATCATCAAGGCGATGAAATCACCAATTGTTTTGCTTTCGAAAATGAATTTATGGCTTCATTTTCCAGTTTTATAACACAAAATGCTGCCGAAGAAAACATTCAGGCATTAGTCGATACAGAATTGCAGATTATAAGCCGTGAAAGTTTAGAGAAGCTTTATAAACTAGGAATTCATTGGCAGGAAATTGGGCGAAAATTAACTGAAATCGAATATGTAACGCTTCAAAAAAGAATGATTTCTTTTCAGAAATTATCCGGATCGCAACGTTATAAAGAACTTTATCAGAATCATCAAAAATACATTCAGCTTATTCCGCTTCAATATTTAGCTTCCTATTTAGGCGTAACTCCAAGACATTTAAGTCGTATCCGTAAAGCGATTTTATAGGACATTTGTCCAGTACTATTTTTTAGGTGAATGGTATTTTTGTAAAAAGTTTAATCATGAAAAAAATACTAATTATAAATGGCCATCCAAATCCGGCAAGTTTCAATTTTGGTATTGCAGATTCGTACCAAAAAGGCGCAATTGCCTCAGGCGCACAAGTTGAAACCATAACTATTGCTGAATTACAATTTAATCCAAATTTACAATTTGGTTATCAAAAGCGAACAGAACTGGAACCTGACTTAATAAAGTCGTGGGAAAAAATTCAAAACGCAGATCACTTAGTCTGGATTCATCCTGTTTGGTGGGGTGGTTTGCCCGCAATTACAAAAGGATTTATCGACCGGTTATTTTTGCCTGGAATGGCTTTTCAATACCGCGAAAATTCAGTTTGGTGGGATAAACTTTTAAAAGGGAAAACAGCGCACATCATCACAACTTTAGATCAGCCTGGCTGGTATTACAGATTGTTTTTTGGAAGACCAAGCGTCAATCAACTTAAAAAATCAACGTTGGAATTTTGTGGTGTAAAACCCGTAAAAGTTAGTTATGTCGGAATTGTAAAAACAGCTAATGATTTTCAAAGAGAAAAATGGCTGAGAAAAGTCTATGATTTCGGATTACGAAATAAATAAAAAATGTAGTGGCAGAAAAAATTAACCGAGTAAATCCAATCCAAATGTTGAACGTAAAAGTTCAATATTTGGGTTGATTTCTAACAAACGATTGTAACGATCCTGATCGTTAAAACTTCTTTTAGTTTCTATTGCTTCATTTACAATAATTTCAATTGTAATGTCGTGATTGTGCAAATGCCCTTTTAAATGCCCTAAAAGTCCATTAATCTGACCTTCAAAATCTAATTTAGAACCTTCATTTGGCAATTCAAGTGTAATTACCGTACCGTTTAATTTTGGATCGTTAATCAATAATAACGACTCCATAATTTTAAAACCTTTATCACCCAGACGTTGTGCATATTTATTCCACTGCACTAACATTTCAGTTTCGGTAAAATCTTCTGTAGGCAAAACCGAAGAAGGTTTTACATACGATTTATTCTTCTCTTCCATTTCCTTTTTCGCACGAATACTGGCGAGAGAAAAAGCAGAAACTTTTTTAGGTTGATCTTCAGTGGAGGTATTTTGATTTTCAACTTGAGCAACAGGATTTTTAATCGCTTTTTGAGCGTCAATATTTACGGTTCCGACAGAAGCACTGATATTTCCATTTTCCGAATTTGGAATTTGGGATTTATCATTTGAAATTTCAGTGTTAGCTGTTGTATTATTTGGATTTTGGGATTTTAAATTTGGAATTTCAGTTATAGCAGTTGGAACTTCTACAATAGAATATCCTCCATTTTTAAAATAAGTAGGCGGAATTATGAATTGCTCAACTTTTTTTTTTCTCCATCAAAGTTGATAGAGGCTAATTGCATCAAACATAATTCGACCAAAAGACGCTGATTCTGGCTTAGTTTGTATTTTAAATCACAGTCGTTTGCAATGTCAATTCCTTTTAATAAAAAGTCTTGCGAACATTTTTGAGCCTGAACACCATACATTTGTTGTGCTTGTTCGCCTACTTCAAGCAAGCTTAAAGTTGCCGGAGTTTTACTAACTAATAAATCTCTAAAGTGCGAAGCCAAACCTGCAATAAAATGATGTCCGTCAAAACCTTTTGCCAGAATATCATTGTAGGCTAATAAAAGATCCGGAATTTTATTTTCTAAAAGTAAATCGGTAATGCTGATGTAGGTTTCGTAATCTAAAACGTTTAGGTTTTCAGTTACGGCCTGACGTGTTAAATTAGTTCCGCAGTACGAAACCACACGGTCAAAAATCGATAAAGCGTCACGCATGGCACCATCTGCTTTTTGAGCGATAATGTGCAACGCATCGTCTTCAAAATTGATACCCTGACTTGTTGCAACATCAGCTAAATGTTCTTTAGCATCTTTTACGGTAATTCTTTTGAAATCAAATATCTGGCAACGAGATAAAATCGTTGGAATAATCTTGTGTTTTTCTGTTGTTGCTAAAATGAAAATAGCATGCTTTGGCGGTTCTTCCAATGTTTTAAGGAAAGCATTAAAAGCAGCCGAAGACAACATATGAACCTCGTCAATAATATACACTTTGTATTGTCCGGTTTGGGGCGGGATTCTAACCTGATCAATCAGATTACGAATATCATCAACCGAGTTGTTTGAAGCCGCATCTAACTCAAAAACGTTAAAAGCAAAATCTTCATTTGGATCGTCATATCCCGGCTGGTTTATTTTACGGGCTAAAATACGTGCACAGGTTGTTTTTCCAACTCCACGCGGTCCTGTGAATAAAAGGGCAGAAGCAAGATGGTTGCTTTCTATAGCATTTAGCAAAGTGTTGGTAATGGCTTTCTGGCCTACAACATCCTTAAAGGTCTGTGGGCGGTATTTACGAGCCGATACTACAAATTGTTCCATATTCTTTTTTATTCGATAGCAAATATAGGGTATAATTTAATGATTTGAAAATTTAAAAATTGAAAGATTTTAAGTGTTTTGAACATTAAAAAGTAACCTGTTTTTTTAGAGAAAGTTGCGTTTTGCAATTGAAGTTTTTTGCTTTAATTATTTCTTATGAAATATTGTTTGATTACTATTTTGTAATAAAAAATGGACTATTTTTAATCCGAAACAAAAAATCTTTTTTACTGAAAAAAACAAACACTATAAAAACCAATGAACGCAAAACAAATAATTAAATTAAGCAATGTTATCGGAATCACTTCAATACTTTTATTAGTTTACTGGGTATTTACTTTTATAATGATTCAGGTTTTTGGGTTGAAAGTTTTTAGAGAAAATATGACTGAAACTTTTTATTTCAGTGTTTTCGGAATTCTTGCGCTTATGTTTGGCTCATTAATTATTAATATTATGTTTAATCTAACCAGAATTGCCGAAAAACATAATCTGGACGCTATTAATCAAAAATCGAACAGATTGAAGTTTATTGGTTTGCTTTTAATTTTCCCATTACTAGCTTTAATTCTTTTTGGAGGAGACTATTTGACTTCAAGCAAAAAAGAAAAAATGCTGATTGAATCTGCTAAATCGATAGTGGATAACAACAAAGCAAACAATGACAAATTAGTCAATTATACTTTTTCTGAAGAGTATATTAAAGAAACGGCAAACACCTTAAAAATTTTATCGAGTACTGATGATAATTTTCCAAGCGTAACATTAATTGTCAAAGATTCGCTTAAAGGCTCTCCGGTTTATTTAGGTTTTAATCACTATTTTGAAGGTAATTTGAAGGACACTATACATCCTCAAAAAATAAGATATATCCATAAAACAACGAAAGAAGAAAGAGAATATTTAAATTCAATATTTGATAAGAATAGTAATGAGCTACGATATAGTGCCAGCGACGGAACTTATGAATTGTTTTATCCGTACAAAAAGAATGGAAAAACGATAATAATATATTTTTCGGAACAACAGCGATACGGTAAATTAGGAAGTTAATTGAGTATATATGAAAAACATAATTATTATAACGATATTTTTTCTTTTACAAAGCTTAAATCTTTTTGCTCAGGATGAATCCGAAATTAATCAAAAGTGGGTAGAACTAAAAGATCAATTTAAACATAAAACAGAGTTGGTTGTTGAATTCACATCTAAACTTCAAAAGTCAAAAAAAATAGATAAAAAAGAATTAGAACAAACTGCATTTTACGCCAAGAAATTCAGTATGATGTGCGAGAATAAATTATTGTATAAAGATGCAGTTAGTAAAGTAAAACAAGCAAATGATTTATTGAATACCCATTTAGTAAGAACTTTGGTTAATTTGGAGTCTGATTTTAAACTCAAAAGGCAGGAATCAATACTTTCATTAGCTGATCAGTTAGCTGCTGTGGAAAATCAGATTTTTGTAGCTATCAAAAAGTATAATGAAGTTTGCATAAAACAAAACAGGAAAGATGTGATATTTGAAAGTCATGACAACAATAAGTCGCCTTCTATTGAATTTTAGTTTTTTTCTTTCCAAAATGTTTATCATAATTTTCTATGAATGATTTGGAATTATTACTGCTTATATTACAACCATTCACTAATCAATAAAACTTACTTTATGAAAAAACATCTATTCTTAATTGTAATTGTACTTTGTTCTTTTCAGCTTCAGGCTCAAACGGCTCAGGATTCGATTGATATCAAGCGTGTTGCTTTAGCTTATATCGAGTCACAGCATACTCCAAATCCAAAATTGATGGAAAGTGCTTTGCATCCTCGTTTGGTAAAAAGATCGGTTTTTAGAAATAAGACTGCCCAGAAAGATTTTGTATCAGAATATTTTGCAGAGAACATGATTATTCTTGCGGAAACGTATAATGTAAAAGGAGATAAGTTTCCGAAAAACCCAAGAAAAGAAGTAAAGTTATTGGATGTTTCTGCAAGAACAGCATCTGTTAAATTAATAGCAGATACCTGGATAGATTATATGCATATTGTAAAGGAAAATGGAGAATGGAAAATAATAAATGTACTTTGGCAATATAATGATGTGAAGCAGCATGAATAGGTCTTAGTCTCAGTCACAGTCTCAGTTTACAGTCTCAGTCTCATGCACTGAAAGCTGGGACTGAGACTAATCACTAATAAACTGGAAATAATATAAATTTGATAATGTTATTTTGTAAAATATTGATATTTAATTCTTTAACTTTAAGAGGTTAAAAAACTAAAAAAATATCATTATGAAAATCAGATCTATTTTATTGGGAATGAGTCTTGCTTTTTCTTTAGTAGCATGTGCTCCTAAGGATGCAGACATTCAAAAAGAAATTAATGAAAAACTAAACACGCCAAGTGTGCAAGTCACAGTTCACGAAGGTGTTGCCACTATTGTGGGAACTTGCGATGATGATGCTTTCAAAAAAAATATTGAAAGTTCTGTTAAAGCAGTTAAAGGAGTAAAAACAGTAATCAATAACTGCCAAATTCCGGTTCCTAATGTTGAATCTGCTGCTGCAGCTGTTATAATTAATTCAGATGCTGATTTAGATAAATCGGTAAGTGATGTTGTAAAAGCTTACGATGGCGTGAGTGCTACTGTTGTAGGAGGTGTTGTAACGCTTTCCGGTGAAATTAAAAGAAGCCAATTGGCCCCACTTATTCAAAGCGTGCAGGAATTGAAACCTAAAAAAGTAGAAAACAAATTAACTATTAAATAATAATGTTATGAGTTTACAAGAGAAATATAAAGAGTTAACAAATCTCGCTTCTTCTTTAGGTATAAAAAACCTGCAAGTAAGAGAACAAGATAATGTATTGTACATTGATGGCACAGCAAAATCTGCAGATGATAAAGAGAAACTTTGGGATAGCTACGGAACATTAGATCCTGATTACAGATCGGCTGATGTAGTGATGAATATTGAAGTGGCAGAAGGAACGACTACAGAATATACAGTGAAAAGTGGAGATTCTTTGTCAAAAATAGGAAAAGAGTATGGCGTTTCGTGGCAGGATATTTTCGAAGCGAATAAAGATATTATTAAAAATCCGGATTTGATTCAACCGGGTTGGAAACTAAAGATACCAACGGCGTAATTTATTTGCGTGCTGTTTTGAAAGTCTGTCATTTTTATGATAGACTTTTTTGTTTTTAGCTGCAAAGAATGCAAGGAATTTTCGCAATGGTCGTAAAGTTTTATTCTCATTTTTGTCATTTCGGGGAACGAGAAATCACATTACGGATTTACAGTTCGTGCTCTCTGGATGTGATTTCTCGTTCCTCGAAATGACAAGATTATTAACTTCTTTTGAAACTGAGTGCCCTAGCCCTGATGGGAGGGAAAATCCTTTTGTGTCCGCCGCGGCGGACACAAAAGATTTGGAAGGACAGCAGGATTAGCTCCTGAAAAATCACCTTCCCTTTATACTCAAATCAAATAAAAATTTTGCGGTTTCCTGGTCGGAGTCGGCGGAGAAGCCTGCTACATAAACGCCCTTTTTGCCTGAATTCGATTTAATTCCGTATACAACTGCCTCATCGCCTGGATCTGATTCCCCTTCGTATCGATACACATGTACAATTTCAAATTTTTCAGGATTTTTTTTAATCATGTCCGAGTTCAGATTAAAATCACATGTAAATCCTTTTTCATGAAGTTGATCTAAAGCTTTTGAAACAGTTGCGTAGTGATACATTCTTGTCATGATAAGTGAATTTAAAAATTAAGGATTTTAAAGGTAACCAATTTAAAATTAAATTGTTATGAAAAAATTATAAAAATCGGAAATTTAAATGCCCTATTCTTCGTTGATAAATCGCTACTTTTGCACCGCAGACCGCCTTATCGTCGCTCAATTCGTTGGGGGGAGGAAAGTCCGGACACCAAAGAGAAGCATAGCGGGTAACACCCGTCGGTCCCGATTCGTCGGGGCAAGGACAAGTGCAACAGAAAGTATGTACAGGTAATGCTGTAGTGAAACCAGGTAAACTCTATGCGGTGAAATACCAAGTATATCAGCATTTAAGGGCTTCTCGTCCGTTGTTGAAGGGTAGGTAGCTCGAGTCCAGTAGTAATGCTGGATCTAGATAAATGATAAGGCCCTGATTTATCAGGGACAGAATCCGGCTTATAGGTCTGCATTTTTTATATATTTGTGAAAGCTCTAAATCACTTTCATGAATATCACTACTCCAAATGCTTCTCCGAAAACTAAGAAAAGCACGCTTCATTCTATAATCACCAATCTTACTTTTTGGGTTTTGATTGCCATAATTGCCGGAGTTTTGCTCGGACATTTTTCACCTGAAAATGGTGTGAAAATGGAAATTGTCGGTAAAACATTTGTTGATATTATCAAACTATTTATTGGGCCAATTATATTTCTGACAATTGTTTTAGGAATTTCAGGGATGGGGAACTTGAAAAAAGTAGGCCGAATTGGTGTGAAAGCATTACTCTATTTTGAAGTGGTGTCGACCATTTCATTGGCAATTGGTGTTGGTGTTGCCTATTTCTTTCAACCAGGCAAAATTGATAAATCAGGTTTGGCTTTGCAGGATGCAAGTAAGTACACAAATCATGCTGCAGAGAATTTTTCATGGCTGCAGTTTTTCCTTTCTAATTTTACCTTACAGGTTCTTTTGGCTGCGATTGTTTGTGGAATTGCATTGAATTTTTATCAAAAAAGAGAACAGACTATTTTGATTCTGGAACGTTTCTCAAAAGTAGTTTTTACAGGATTAAAGTATGTAATGTATTTGGCTCCTATTGGTGCGTTTGGAGGAATGGCTTATACGATTGGTAAATTCGGATTAGAAACATTAATTCCGCTAGGAAAATTGATGCTTTGTGTTTATCTGACCATGGCCTTATTTGTATTTATGATTTTAGGAACTATTCTGAGATATTATAAAATCAATATTCTTTCGATTCTAAAATACATTAAAGAAGAACTTTTATTGGTTCTCGGAACTTCCTCTTCGGAAGCGGCATTACCAAGTATAATGGTGAAACTGGAACAAATGGGTTGTAGTAAATCGGTTGTAGGACTGGTGATTCCGACGGGTTATTCTTTTAATCTGGACGGAACTTCGATTTATTTGTCGATGTCAGTGATATTCCTTGCGCAGTTGTATGATGTGCATTTGAGTTTCGCAGAAATTCTGAGTGTCATAGGAATTTTGATGATTACGTCTAAAGGCGCAGCGGGCGTTACCGGAAGCGGATTTATTGTTCTGGCTTCGACTTTGACAGCGATTCATAAAATTCCGGTTGAAGGTTTGGCTTTTTTATTAGGCGTTGATAAATTTATGAGTGAAGCAAGGGCAATAACAAACTTAATTGGAAATACAGTCGCCACAATTATAATTTCGAAAACAGAGCATGATTTTACGGAACTGAATTTGGATCCTGTTATAGAGGAGTAGTTTTGGCATGCGGATGACGCGGATTTAATCGGATTTGCGCTGTTTTTTATTTTGTCTTTTGTTATCGTAGCTAGTTGGAATTTGGAATTTAAAAATTGGAATTTTAAATAATTATGAAAAGAATTGGAATTTTAGGACTTGGTGGAGTAGGAGGATATTTCGGTGGACTTTTGGCGAAAGCCTATTATAACTCAGCTGAAGTTGAGATTGTTTTTATAGCCAGAGGAGCAACAAAAGAGGCAATCGCTGAGAATGGATTGAAAATTGTCAACGACGATTCTGAAATGGTTGCGCATCCCAAACTGGTTTCAAATAATCCGGATGAAATTGGTGTTTTAGATTATTTAATTTGTGCCACAAAAACGTACGATATTAAAGAAAGTTTGCTTTCGCTGCAAAAATGTATTACGTCTGCAACGATAATTCTTCCTTTATACAATGGAGTTGATGCCCCTGAACGTATCAAAAAAATATTTCCTGAAAATGAGATTTTACAGGGTTGTGTTTATATTATTTCGATGATTGCTTCACCAGGAACTATTAGGAAAATGGGCTTTTATGAAAAGTTATTTTTTGGTTCTAAAATGACTTCAAATGCTAAATTAGAAGAATTACAAAACATCTTTCAAAAAGCTAAAATTGAAAGTTATTTGGTTGACAATATTGAGGAAATCGTTTGGGAAAAATTTATTTTTATCTCGGCATTGGCTTCAGTAACTTCTTATTTGAACCAAAACATTGGAGAAGTACTAAAGAACAAGAAATCGATGAAAGTGTATGTAGAATTGCTTTATGAAATTGAAGCGGTTGCCAAAGCAAAAGGTTTGCAATTGCCAAAAGATATTGTAAATCAAACTATTGTAAAACTTGAAAAATCGCCTAAAGAAGCGACTTCGTCTATGCACAGGGATTTATTGGCAGGCAGAAAAACAGAAGTAACTTCGTTGACACAATTTGTAGTCAACGAAGGCTTAAAATATGGTGTAAAAACTCCTCTTTACGAAAAGATTACAATAGCATTAATGTAAATGCTATGATTCGTCTTTTGTAGTTCGAACTAAACTGATTCCGGATGTAAAGAAAACGATTCCAAGGATTCCGTAAATAATTAGCGATTTAATATCTCGCTCTCCTCCTGAAGTATCAGCAAAAATTACTGCGGTGTAAATAAGGCCCACAATTCCCAGAATGGTAAGCACTGCTCCAAAAAGTCTTTTTAGGTTCATGATTTATGTTTTTAAGATTCACATCAAATGTAACTTCAAAATTCTTCAGAACTGTTATACAATTATTTAACAAGCTTATATGATTTGCAGTATTACATGTCAATTATAAAATTCAATCTGTAAGAAAATATTTTAAGCTTTAAGTGGGTTGTATTGTTTAAATGCTATTTTTGCCACAACCAATTAAAAACCAAAATGAAAAAAAAATACTTGTTCTTATTTCTAGCTGTTCTTTTTTTAAATACTATTCAGGCACAGGATGAAGCAGTTACATCCGTTCAAAAAAATCAATTTAAGGTTAATATGTTTTTACCAGGCTTCGTTTATGAACATGGTTTTGATTCTAAAAACACTTTGTACTCTGAAGCAAGTTTAGGTTTAGGATTCTCTGCGAATTCTTACGATTCAAATTTTGCTTTTTTTCCACAAATCGTTGAACAATTTCGTCATTATTACAATCTTGAAAAAAGAGCTGCAAAAGGGAAAAGAACCGCTTTTAATTCGGGAAATTATCTTGGCTTAGTTGCGGCTTATAATTTTGAATCTATTTCGACAAATGATAAATATAGCGAAGCGGTTCCTTCATTCACAGTAGGGGCGCTTTGGGGATTTCAACGTACTTACAAAAGAAAGTTTAATCTGGAGTTTAGTGCAGGCCCGGGAGTGAATTTTGATAAATACGATACTGAATTTGTGCCCCTTGTAAACTTTACCTTAGGCTGGGTAATTGGGAATTAATTTTATAAGAAAACATTTAAAAGCTCTGATTCGTCAGGGCTTTTCTATTTTAAATTCCAAACCAATATTACGAACACTTTCAATCTTGATTTTTGGATCTGAATTAAAATATTTTCTAAGCCTGCTGATAAAAACATCCATACTTCGCCCTGAGAAATAATCGTCTTTTTTCCAGACAGACATTAAAATTTGATCTCTCTTTAATAACTGGTTGTTGTTTAGATATAAATACTCAATGAGAGAAGCTTCTTTCTCTGTGAGCTGCTGAACGTGGTTTTTATTATTGAGGGTTAATCTTTCATTATCAAAAATATAAGAGCCAATTTCAATTATATTATTTCCATCCAGACTTCTCTTTTGTTCGATTCTCTTTAAAATATTCTGCAAACGCAGAATTAGTTCGTCGACTTCAAAAGGTTTTATGATATAGTCGTCTGCACCTAGTTTTAATCCAATGATTTTGTCTTCTTTTAACTTTCTTGCCGTTAGAAAAATGAATGGAATTTCGGGATTGATTGTAATTATTTTTTCGGCCAATGAAAATCCGTCCAATTTGGGCATCATTACATCAAAAACACAAATATCAAAAGCTTGGTTTTTAAAATAGTCTAAAGCTATTTCTCCATTTTCTGCCC contains:
- a CDS encoding Ppx/GppA phosphatase family protein, with translation MINIKKFAAIDIGSNAMRLLISNVVEQEGKEPQFNKSSLVRVPIRLGQDAFTVGEISEENIDRMVDAMKAFNLLMKVHKVERYMAFATSAMREAYNAKEVVALIKKKADIKIEIIDGKKEAAIIASTDLHHLLKTDETYLFVDVGGGSTEFTLFSDGKMINSRSFKAGTVRLLNDMVCDVVWDEIEKWIKTNTADYEEVTLIGSGGNINKLFKMSGKQQEKPLSYIYINSQYAFLNSLTYEQRIAELGLNSDRADVIIHATRIYLNAMKWSGARQIYVPKIGLSDGIVKAMYYGKI
- a CDS encoding TMEM175 family protein, with amino-acid sequence MNKTRLEAFSDGVLAIIITIMILEIKVPHGHEFADLKPLVPKFLSYVLSFIYVGIYWNNHHYLLHGLSKVNGKILWANLHLLFWLSLIPVATGWMGEHNFAKEAMAFYGGILLLCAIAYVILQKTVLDVEGKDSVLAKALAKDLKGKASAVLYIIGIAASFYNEWVSGAAYFIVAMSWLIPDKRIERVFAK
- a CDS encoding Crp/Fnr family transcriptional regulator; this translates as MKSIFQSIHVLPQNELDQLDDLITFRKLKKGEVLLKENQVCNEIYFIKKGILRSYFFNHQGDEITNCFAFENEFMASFSSFITQNAAEENIQALVDTELQIISRESLEKLYKLGIHWQEIGRKLTEIEYVTLQKRMISFQKLSGSQRYKELYQNHQKYIQLIPLQYLASYLGVTPRHLSRIRKAIL
- a CDS encoding NAD(P)H-dependent oxidoreductase, producing the protein MKKILIINGHPNPASFNFGIADSYQKGAIASGAQVETITIAELQFNPNLQFGYQKRTELEPDLIKSWEKIQNADHLVWIHPVWWGGLPAITKGFIDRLFLPGMAFQYRENSVWWDKLLKGKTAHIITTLDQPGWYYRLFFGRPSVNQLKKSTLEFCGVKPVKVSYVGIVKTANDFQREKWLRKVYDFGLRNK
- a CDS encoding DNA polymerase III subunit gamma/tau — its product is MEEKNKSYVKPSSVLPTEDFTETEMLVQWNKYAQRLGDKGFKIMESLLLINDPKLNGTVITLELPNEGSKLDFEGQINGLLGHLKGHLHNHDITIEIIVNEAIETKRSFNDQDRYNRLLEINPNIELLRSTFGLDLLG
- the dnaX gene encoding DNA polymerase III subunit gamma/tau — translated: MEQFVVSARKYRPQTFKDVVGQKAITNTLLNAIESNHLASALLFTGPRGVGKTTCARILARKINQPGYDDPNEDFAFNVFELDAASNNSVDDIRNLIDQVRIPPQTGQYKVYIIDEVHMLSSAAFNAFLKTLEEPPKHAIFILATTEKHKIIPTILSRCQIFDFKRITVKDAKEHLADVATSQGINFEDDALHIIAQKADGAMRDALSIFDRVVSYCGTNLTRQAVTENLNVLDYETYISITDLLLENKIPDLLLAYNDILAKGFDGHHFIAGLASHFRDLLVSKTPATLSLLEVGEQAQQMYGVQAQKCSQDFLLKGIDIANDCDLKYKLSQNQRLLVELCLMQLASINFDGEKKKLSNS
- a CDS encoding peptidase; amino-acid sequence: MNAKQIIKLSNVIGITSILLLVYWVFTFIMIQVFGLKVFRENMTETFYFSVFGILALMFGSLIINIMFNLTRIAEKHNLDAINQKSNRLKFIGLLLIFPLLALILFGGDYLTSSKKEKMLIESAKSIVDNNKANNDKLVNYTFSEEYIKETANTLKILSSTDDNFPSVTLIVKDSLKGSPVYLGFNHYFEGNLKDTIHPQKIRYIHKTTKEEREYLNSIFDKNSNELRYSASDGTYELFYPYKKNGKTIIIYFSEQQRYGKLGS
- a CDS encoding LemA family protein; translated protein: MKNIIIITIFFLLQSLNLFAQDESEINQKWVELKDQFKHKTELVVEFTSKLQKSKKIDKKELEQTAFYAKKFSMMCENKLLYKDAVSKVKQANDLLNTHLVRTLVNLESDFKLKRQESILSLADQLAAVENQIFVAIKKYNEVCIKQNRKDVIFESHDNNKSPSIEF
- a CDS encoding nuclear transport factor 2 family protein, giving the protein MKKHLFLIVIVLCSFQLQAQTAQDSIDIKRVALAYIESQHTPNPKLMESALHPRLVKRSVFRNKTAQKDFVSEYFAENMIILAETYNVKGDKFPKNPRKEVKLLDVSARTASVKLIADTWIDYMHIVKENGEWKIINVLWQYNDVKQHE
- a CDS encoding BON domain-containing protein, translating into MKIRSILLGMSLAFSLVACAPKDADIQKEINEKLNTPSVQVTVHEGVATIVGTCDDDAFKKNIESSVKAVKGVKTVINNCQIPVPNVESAAAAVIINSDADLDKSVSDVVKAYDGVSATVVGGVVTLSGEIKRSQLAPLIQSVQELKPKKVENKLTIK
- a CDS encoding LysM peptidoglycan-binding domain-containing protein; the protein is MSLQEKYKELTNLASSLGIKNLQVREQDNVLYIDGTAKSADDKEKLWDSYGTLDPDYRSADVVMNIEVAEGTTTEYTVKSGDSLSKIGKEYGVSWQDIFEANKDIIKNPDLIQPGWKLKIPTA
- a CDS encoding cation:dicarboxylate symporter family transporter yields the protein MNITTPNASPKTKKSTLHSIITNLTFWVLIAIIAGVLLGHFSPENGVKMEIVGKTFVDIIKLFIGPIIFLTIVLGISGMGNLKKVGRIGVKALLYFEVVSTISLAIGVGVAYFFQPGKIDKSGLALQDASKYTNHAAENFSWLQFFLSNFTLQVLLAAIVCGIALNFYQKREQTILILERFSKVVFTGLKYVMYLAPIGAFGGMAYTIGKFGLETLIPLGKLMLCVYLTMALFVFMILGTILRYYKINILSILKYIKEELLLVLGTSSSEAALPSIMVKLEQMGCSKSVVGLVIPTGYSFNLDGTSIYLSMSVIFLAQLYDVHLSFAEILSVIGILMITSKGAAGVTGSGFIVLASTLTAIHKIPVEGLAFLLGVDKFMSEARAITNLIGNTVATIIISKTEHDFTELNLDPVIEE